The window GCAAGATGCCAAGCATCCCAAGTCCCACCCAAACAATGAGGCCACCTCAGCTAGGCAACCAAGTCAAACTTGACGACATCTCTTCCCCTCTTTGAACTGTTCCGATAGTTTGTTTCTTTCACGCCTTTGTATTCAACAATTATGGCTGCTAATGAGACCACCCCACTCCTGCGGGAAAGCAACACCGAAGGCGGCACTCCAGCGCGTGCCACGGACGCAGAAACCCAGCAGACTCAGAATGAGGACCAACTTAACCTTCGAGGCCCCACCGAGCTCAAGCTCGCTGCTGTGGCTCACCTGGGCAGTGTAGTCACTTCTTTTGGCGCTGTTGGGCTGGCTTTGGTTTACGGGCCCCTCGTCCACAATCCGCCCAAGTCGTGGTGGCCTCCTTATGTCGTGCGTGAATTAGCCTCGACCGCAACGACGGTTGTACGTATCACTTTGCCTTGTCTCTGTTGTTTCAACCTTCGTGGCCATACTGACCAAGGCTATAGGGAATTCTGACTGTCATTTGGGGACTGGCCAACTTTCTCGTGTTTCATTTCCGCCGCCGACTGATAGGACCTCCATTCCTCGGTGGTCTGCTACATCTCATGGGCGCCTTCCCTAtatttctcttcttcatggCACTCAACGATATAATGGAGAGAGACGGTGGCAGCCATCAATGCCAGCGTTGGGATGGGCAGCAGTGGTATCCTGCCGATCCAGAGTGTCTGGCCTGGGTTGAACGCTTCTTTGTCCTCGTTTACACTGgcttgtttttctttctgggtGTCTGGTAAGTGCCTTTCTATGATTGTCGTTGATCAATGCCTGACATTCACTACTTTAGCACCTCACACGCCGTCCTTGTTTATCTCAACTTTATGTGGACCAAAAGACAGTTCGTGGCATTCATGCGATCCCTTCCGTGGTCAAGGCCTGAACTCTCGTCTCACAACGGCGCCTATCGTGCGCGTGTTCCTGTCCCGATTGTCCCAATAGGAGGTATCTCGTTCGAGTTTGGCATCAAGGTCTTGGGGCGTGACTCTGTCCCGCGATCAGCTGTTGAAGCGGAAGAGAACACTTCGGCGCAGGCTACCACCTCTGGACAGGCTGCTTGAGGCCGACAAACGATACTGTACGATCTTTGGTATTAGACATCTCGCCGTGATGCCGAGCGGTATATTTACTATGGAGAACATTGCATGCACTTACGGTTTTGAAATAGGAGAAAGGCTCGCTTTGTAAATGTAGCAGACAACAATTAATCTTTATTTCATGCACACAGGCACCATATCCCTGTTCCCAACTACCAAGCCGTATGACCCCCATCAATAACAAGATTCCCACCCGTCATGAAACTGCTCCCCTTACCCATCAAAAACAGCACCGCGGCCTTGAACTCGCTCGTCTCCGCCAGCCTTCCCATCATGTTCTCTgcctcccacttctcccTCAGCCCGGGCACCTCCTCAAAGTTCTTGAGCACCATCGGCGTAAGGATATGGCCAGGAGAAATACAATTCACTCTGATCCCCCCACTGCCATCCGGCCTCGTAGGGCTCCATTCCATGGCCAGGTTCCTCGCCAACTGAATCACACCGGCTTTGCTGGAATTATACACCGGGCTGAGCAAGCCTTTGTTGGCAATCAACCCGCTCATACTGGCAATGAGACAAATACTCGCCCCCTTTGTCTTGTGCTTGAACATCTGCCTCGCTGCTGCGGAAGCAGTCATGAACACACCAGTGTAATTCACCTCTAGCATCTTGGCGACGTCCTCGGGGGTGTATTCCATCGCCGGAGTGATCTGCTGAATCCccgcagcagccaccaccccgtccAACCGCTGATTATCATCCGCAATCTTCGCAatgagggagttgagggagtCATTATCGGCGACATCTTGCTGGCAGTAGTGGAGGGAGCCGCCCCAGGAGGGGACGACGCGGGAGTTGGCTTGCTCCCATTGCTCTGGGtcagagggggaggggtgtcgGTCCAGGCAGTACACTTTCCCGCCTGCTTCGACAAGGGCCTcggcgagggtgaggccTAGGCCTTGGGCGCCGCCGGTGACGATGTAGACTTTGCCGCCGAGGTCGAAGTCGGAGAAGCGTTGGCGGCCGATGTTTTCGGAGGGGGAGACGCGTGGGgaggttttgttttgggtgGGGTCCGGGTTTTGAGGTTTTAATTTtgtgaggaggggtggtgaggtgtggaggaggcgggtggtggttggtgtgcAGGTGAGGcgggttggtggtttggagCGGGTGATGTTTTGGGAGAGGCGGGCTTGCCTTGAGGCGAAGCGGCAAGCTCTTGCTGCCGAGGGGTTCATTTTGAGTATGTTTTGTAGTTTGATTTTGGGTCTGTTCAGTCACAGTAAGAGTGGTGCATGAGGTTCATTCACCGGCCGGCTTTTATGTGGCCGTGGTGTTGATCAAACATGTGTTGATGTAAGTCAGCACTCGAACCTGATTCTGGCACAGGAGCTTTTGCTCCGAGTCCAAGACGTCTAATATCCCACTATCCGTACCGACAGCCACACAAGCGATGATCTTCGACGTCATGACAGTGGTGGTATGGCCAATAGGCCGGTGAAtatcccccaacacccccgttCCGGCACCCGAATCTGGCTCCGTGACCGTCGGGACAGCATCGTTCACCGATGTTCGCAATGCCGTTTCATAACGGCAGGATGCTTTCCCCGATATGTTGCCTGTGCTGAGGCGCCTAACTCCGCAATTTCAGCCACGGTGAGCTGTCAAACGGCGGGTGTTGCCTGCGCCGAGAAATGCCCCACCTCCGGCCCCGGCATGACCGCCGATCGGTGTGCTCAAACGCGGCATCTCGGCGCCGATACATGACGTTGATGTGGAGCCGAACCGCGAATAAGCTTTGTTCCCTCTTGTTTCTATCGACTTTTGATCCTGAAATTCTCAACCTGACACACCTGACTCCCTGAATGTCTTCTCCCTGCGAAGATCTTGCAGCTCGTGCGGGCCAGCAGGTAGGATGAGTCTGGAACGCGCGTCCAAGTCATTTACGTTTTTCGGTGGAGAATAGACGGCTCGGCATTTTAAGCTTGGTAACTCTCTTCATTCAATCTGGTGTTGAAAAGTCTCTCATTGAAATATGGATACCCACTTGATGTAGCTCAATTCACCAACGCAGACGCACGAAAATACGAAAATTCCAACAACTCAGGGCCTTCTGGTCCTCCATTTAGTTTCACGCTCACGTCCCAGAGTCCCGCTCCGTATCGCCGTACTTTAAAGGCTTCTAGTTCAAGCGGACATGCTGTAGGGTTGGACAAGCAAATGCCAACTTCTCTGCCAACGCCTCAAGATCTTGTTCATACTGGGACACATTGTCGACCGCTAGCTGTGTGAGCTTGGTAAAAGACGAAATAGGCTCTATCAAGTCCTGTGGTAGGAtcccaccctcttcctcgacctAGTCTGCATCTTGGTCTGAAATATTCAGAACAAGCGACTCCAACGAACCACCGTTAGACAGTACCAGATCCTTGAGTATCTCCTTAGCAGACCGATCGTATGTGTACCATTGGCGGTTTAgatccacctccatcatcctcagctTGATGGGTAGCTCCGGGTGTTCTTCGCTAGTGCACAGCAGCATGGCTGGATCAAAGAACCCGTCTGGGGTAGCAACATAGAATGCCAAATTACAGGAGATAGACGGGTGTTTGGCAAACTCGCAGAGAAGTTCGTGTGCGCCCTTGCAGTAGTAAGACACTTTGAGCTTGCGAAGGCGTGGACATG is drawn from Podospora pseudocomata strain CBS 415.72m chromosome 1 map unlocalized CBS415.72m_1, whole genome shotgun sequence and contains these coding sequences:
- a CDS encoding uncharacterized protein (COG:Q; EggNog:ENOG503NYGP) — encoded protein: MNPSAARACRFASRQARLSQNITRSKPPTRLTCTPTTTRLLHTSPPLLTKLKPQNPDPTQNKTSPRVSPSENIGRQRFSDFDLGGKVYIVTGGAQGLGLTLAEALVEAGGKVYCLDRHPSPSDPEQWEQANSRVVPSWGGSLHYCQQDVADNDSLNSLIAKIADDNQRLDGVVAAAGIQQITPAMEYTPEDVAKMLEVNYTGVFMTASAAARQMFKHKTKGASICLIASMSGLIANKGLLSPVYNSSKAGVIQLARNLAMEWSPTRPDGSGGIRVNCISPGHILTPMVLKNFEEVPGLREKWEAENMMGRLAETSEFKAAVLFLMGKGSSFMTGGNLVIDGGHTAW